tttgtagttcttagcctattggggcagttgtaaaacaaaattagaagtccaccttaCCATTGCTTgaaagtggcctattgtacacgcagtacatataaagtgccaaaatcatcatattttggggggtacttttattgagtgaatttgggggggtgcctcttgtgcttttgtgctattgtgttccttccttttttctgctatgggttcttctaagtttcctctcttaactcctcataattatgctacttggaaaattgatgcatggagtaaacttatggaaaaaggactaactcattacattgatggaactattgttgctcccattgatcctaaggttgattgGTCACTTGGATTAtcttactaaaaatatcatggcaattggtaccttaagaaagtatgtatcaaaggatctcatttttcatattaagaagtgtactctaatcaaggatgcttggaaaaagtttcaagacttgtatggacaagttgatgagattaggggatatcaaattgatagtgatctcaccatgttggatcccaagaactttgatactatacaagattatgtcactaaggcaaatgagttgagggcacaactcaaagattgtggcattgataagaaggatactcaattgatattcaacttgataggcaagcttccacaagaatatgcaacattcgtttctagtttccaaacccataggatgacaatgggttcaagctacacaatgcctacatttgatgctttcaatgaaatgttgatgatggaacaaactaagttgataagcatgggcattcttaaggcttctaagtctcaagcattagtggaaaatcaagggaacaaagtaaatcaaggaaaggaaaactcaaacaagaagaaatggcaatcaaagcctaaggacaaagcatcatcttctccacaacaaggagatacatcctcttctaagagagataattcaccaaagagggagagacctactagtgcctattgtaaaaaggttggtcatgaagAGCATCGTTGCctttctaagaagattgatgagctcacacatatcctcaaaaagcataacattgatttgcctaaagtctacaagaaggatggttcatcaacttccacttcctcacattcaaaaggaaaagggcaagcattcatggcttctacaagtgggaagactcactcttttgggacaaggaaaggaaaagctctatgtgctactatcagtcatgattcagagagatggcttctagattcaggggcttctcatcatatggcatcttcgcagtctatgttctctacatttgagccttgcaccatgccgcaaattttgatgggcaatcatacatacatggatgtgattgggaaaggatctattgacattggggataactccttcaataatgtgttgtgtgtaccccacttgacaaaaaatCTCCTTTCTATATATCAAATCACACCTGGCGCAACtaagacttggagactagagctatgattgcgactagggtggttgatcatgcatctcggttatactccttttcagattttgttgatgatgatgatttcacatttgatgattctacacatgatgatcacacttcttgtgatggttcagattttgagaactttgggcacttgaacatggggattctcacatgtgaacccattcttgagtcttgtatttcatctcctcatattgatatcacatcacctactgcacctgatgatgcagatagtgcaacagttttgccttcatgtgattcaatgcagtaggatattcattatcttccagcttcagattcatgggatgattacttgatagacattgcaggtttgtttgtggaatcctacattgcagatttgggagacatcattgatgacattcatcttctctttgatgaagatgatccttctttgattgttgcgagggaacactctgaccctcttgttcattctctacatgatcattctttcgaggttgacatgattgtggatacttatgtacaacagttggaggaggtctctttatgttttgaggagacatgtgagtctttgggacatgttctacatccatctccactagatcttggagtgcctttttcagcagtgtggcacagtttaccacctttggagggggtatctttcagcatcgacatggggacacttgagcagttttcagagattccattcatcatgagttttcttcatacatcttcccttcatgattggggagacttcatggatgcacctttggttttgtttcttcctaaggggaggaatgttgtttgacatttgtggagcagtttcttcatacatcgagcttctatcattggtgcagaatccacattgagggggggcttcctcgcttctcttcttctctcatatgggggggactttttcctcacatggggttttgtccttcacattcttctatgagagttctcttgtatgttttcatctctcttttgggggagggttttttcccattgggtttttctctctttccccgctttatgggagattgcatttgcatatgcacatgggtacctaacatggcctcatagccgagacccatcttgcattgcttagttgcattgcagacttaagtgcattcccctaagttgcaattaaggtggggtgttggtgtaaataattattcatcttggatattattacactttacttaagtttacttaggaaatgcatttcatagtagtttgggtatgagacacttgggtgtctgtgccacattgggatagtgtgtgtaggagaaattccaccttttatggtgttgatcttgttgttacactccacattcagtgggtgatccacctcatgtggactattatattatttctcctacctacccacacctatttcctacctacccttatttctttttgagccacatgtcatgtttgtgtgctcacatatccctagccttgcctatataagtaggctcatctacattgtatgtaattattattattgatcattttctattgatgagaatatagtttattcttgtcctatattgtgtctctattttgtccatttcattgagctcttgatcttggtaaaatctcacagaGACTTTTCTCACATAAGGAAAGGCTCATGATTAAATAATGAAAATGTCTGTCTTTTTTATATACCATTTAGAGGTTCTCTTATAGCAGTATCTTCCCCATTAGCCTCCATATTAATGTGTGATCTAAGATGAGTATTCACCTTACCTTCCTCTTGCCTCTCATATTAATTTGAAGACACTAATTTCTTCAGTCTGACATCTTCTTGGTCTTTCTCCACTAGAGTGTTGTCTTGAGATTTCATGGGGGGCTCGCAAACCTCTACATTTGCTTCTCTAGCTTCCTATATTTTTTCAAGTGCCACATTGGGCTATTGATTTTCCATGGAATCCTCCCTTGATTGTGGGTCTTTTAGTGTTTTCAAAACTTGATTAAGGAAACCCCTCTTGAGAGGAATTTGAACAACTTCTTCACAGGGTCTATTTTCCCTTAGAGACAAATTTTCTAGACTTTGTTCTAGAtttcttcatgttctctttttGAAGAAAAACGTCCTTCTAAAATGTTTTCTTTATCTTCGCTACAAGGTTGCATTCTTTGAGGTAGATCCATTACTTCTATATATGTGTCCACTTGATTACTTATGACTTTCGACCAACATTTAAGCTTATCATGGCCTTTGGATTTGGAAGTGGGACATACAATAAGTTTGTCTTCTCTTTCCACCTTTTGATTCCATATGCCCCAatctatataaattttaatatcccCGGGGAGAGGAGGAAATGACATAAGACTAAGGAAAATTCTACCATAAGTTCCAAATCTTCTATCCTCCATTTTCCTGTCAATCTGAATGAGAGTTCCAAGGTTTTTACCAATCTCCTTAAGAATATTTTCCTCCCAATTTTCAGAAGGGAGGTTATAAAGCCTAATCCAAATTGGACCCTCATCCATTTTATGTTTCCAAGGATCAAATATTACAGACCACTCAATCATTTATATTCTAGATCCATCCATCATGTAAGGTCCATGATTAAGGATTGCCCATTTATCCTCTTTAGATGGAAACTCAATGAGAAAATACCCATTAGGGAGGGCACTCATGTGAAGATGACTTCCCCAATTTTTATCAATGCAACCTTTCATCTTCCCATAAGAAGACCATCCTCCTCTCCATTTGATGAAAAGGCCTACTTCCTTTAATCAGTCTATCGCTTTATTGATTTGATTTCTATCTAGAAATATTGAAACATTCCTTCCAAACAAGGAGTCACAGGAAATTTGCTTACCCTTGTGAGATGCATCTAGAGGGAGATCTAATAAAATACCcttgaataaatttaattttttgtaatatcaatttaaatttaaaaattaaatatattttaattaattattaattaatttaataaaatattttttattattatatttataaattctattttttttaacatctaacttttaatatattttgactttgatttttttttttttttaacaatgctTTGAGATTTGAATTTAAGACCTCCCATGTAGAAGGATTGCAGCTAATCATTGTAGTTCGGTGTCATCcactgatttttaatttttaatttagatttaaccatgatatacaccctaaccattatcataaccataacctaaaaccctaaccctaatcataacactaaccatgatgtaaacattaaCCTTGACCATAATACTGACCTTAACTCTAAtgcaaaacataaccataaaccaaatcctaatcctaaccattccCTCAGTTAGTATTTCTAACCCTACTCGAACAATAATTATGtttaccctaaccctacctttgatgtaaaccctaacctaatcataacgataaaccctaaccctaacaaaaatccttagccctaaccctaaaccataatcctaacattaaccctaactctaactatAACTTgaaacctatccctaatcctatccataatcctaatgctaacattaaatcctaacccaaaccataaccctatccctaaccttaatcttaaaccctaaccctaaccataatcctcaccctaaccctaagcctaaacctaaccctaaccattatgttAATCAtgaccctaactctaaccctaatgctaaccttcACCCTAACCCTAggtatgatgtaaaccctaaccctatccataatcctaaccctatccatgaccctaaccataatcttgaacctaaccttaaccccaaccatgatgtaaataaTAAACCTAACCATGTAAccttaaaccataaccctaatcataatccttagCCCAACCCTAATCACATCGCAAACCTAACAATAATCCTAAACGTTGACCCTGATAATAATCCTACCCTAGACTTAACCCTAACCtaaattgaactttaatcctaatctattcctaaccttaatctagccaaaaccctaatcctaattgaactttaatactaatttaaccctaaccttaatgcaattgaaccataaccctaattctagcccTAACTTTGAAGTAAACcctacataataatataataataataatataataatcatatatctcataataatataattatattataatacaatttattttaattaaaagatactatatatttatatattgatttattttatgtttcccATGTTGCGCGGCaccattgccactagcatatataccttaaattttaatttaatctatataaagtacgctgagagatatccttctcgaggcgcctatttttaatcaattttacaccctaaagTAAAATaagcgcctcgagaaggatatctcttggcatactttatatagattaaattaaaatttcagATGTATATGCTAATTATATTATTTCATTATTTAATGAAATAGATATAAGAAATTGCATTAATTATTTGATGCTAGAGAGACAAAATTCCCCTAAACCATAACATCAATAATTTTTAAAGAAAGTTTTCATGCTCTTAATATTCAAACTATCGTATAAATAATTGATACATTATCTTGTTAACTAGATTTTGTTTTACATATATGCATTATCATAAAAATTACACACCGACAAGATAAGTCTGACCTGAGAAAGAGTAATCCAAATTTTCCTTTACTATATACTCATTCACAAAAGACAAACTAGCAAGTTGATGAGTAACGCCATTTTTCAATCGTCTTATATTTGTTCTATGATGGGGAATGAAAGGAAGCGCCAGCGTATAGAGTTTGAGTTTTATTAGGAAACAAATTTCATGATCTGTAAGAGGCTGCAATCGTATATTTGCAACGTATACCATTGGATTTGTACTTGTCGAAGATAAGGATACAGGTTACTTTTATTGTAAGGCCTCGAATTGAAACTGCTTTGGGAACAATGGCTGGAGATGGAAATGGTGCGACAATGCAAGTGGGGGTGGTACCACTCCCTGCACAGGGACACCTCAATCAGCTCCTCCATTTGTCCAGAGTCATCGCTGAAAGAGGAGCAAGCGTATCCTTCGTGGCCACCTCAACCCATATTCACCAAGTCCGCCGCCGCGTTCAGGGATGGGATCTTCACAACTTCGATATTCGTTTCCACGAATTGCCCATGCCTCATCTCTCACCTGGAGAGCTCAATGCTCACAGCTCTCATATGTTTCCGCTTCATTTGATTCCTCTGTTTGAAGCCGTGGACGATCAGCTGGGGTCTCATGTTGATCAGCTGGGGTCTCATGTCTGCTCTGAGAACAATAATAGAGTGGTTATAGTCTATGACTCGGGTATGGGATGGATTCAGAATGTAGCTACCAAATATTCAATCCCTACCTATGTCTTCAGCCCTGTTGGCGCTTATTATAGGCTATGGATGCAGCGGGTAAGTGACGAGACATGGGGTTTGCCCCCTGTTATATATCATTGAAGCGTTGCTTTCGAGAAAGATCGATAAAATATTCTAGGCGCCAAAGCTCTCTGTTAGGGTCTTCAAAGGGATATATCATAAACACCTTCAGTGCACTGGAATCAGAATTCATTCAGCAGGGAAGAGAGGAATTAGTCTACCGTGGGAAGCCCGTGTGGAGTGTGGGTCCTCTTCTTCCGCAGGCCTTCTTCAATGACGAAAGGCGGTTGCGATTGCAGGCGGACACAGAGTGCATGAGATGGTTAGATACACAGGCTCCGGCGTCGGTTGTCTACGTTTCTTTTGGCAGTGTGTCTTCTCTTTCGGCGACACAGATTGGAGAACTGGCCGACGGATTGGAACGCAGCGGTCAGCCTTTCTTGTGGGTGCTCAGGATTTCCGATGAAGCCCATTCCTCGACAGAAGCGCAGTTTGATTCAGCTTGTAAGTTTCTGCAACAAGGGTACGAGAGGCGATCACAGAGACGGGGTTTTATTGTGAGGAATTGGGCGCCTCAGCTTCACATCCATTTTCACAAGTCGACGGGTGGGTTTagggtatatgtatatgtatacatacaattgcttagaaatttaatttaattttcaattattattaGGCAAATTCACTCCCATAAATTATATATCAATCAAAAGGGACTCAATTCTCCTTGATAATGCATCAATTTGTATTCATGGATATTTTCTCCACCTTCTATGATAAAGTATCTACCTTAACCTTGACTTTTTCTTTCGTTAAATGTTCAATATTGTTAGGAAATCAATGACCTCATTTTCTATATTATCAATGTCTAGAGATCTCCACATGTGATTGCATTATTTTTGTCACATGTAATAGGCCCTACCTTaatggaaaaaaaaaatgtaataaatCACAAAATAAATTCAAATAGTCAAAAAATTACTTTAATTTTACATAAGCCTAGAACTCACTTACATATCTTTAAAAAAGGGTCCATCACCTAGAGGTCTAAAAGAATAAGATATATCACCATGCCCATTGAATTTGTGGATCCATTACTAATTTATTCTTATAATAAATCCAATTAAGCAAGTGGTCCCTCAACCATGAACCTATCATACcacattaaataaatttataatatcaaaacaaactacccaaaaaattctctcttacaaaatataaaatattttaacaTAAAACATATACAACATATTTGCAACTAAAAGCTATCACTCTTGTAGTTAATGTCCAGTCACATGCCATTTCTGTATTGAATGGCAGTTCTTTGAACGTTAAGGGACGTgcctattctggctccaaaacgacagtacatATTGACTAAGATGCGTGTTAGTCgtgcgttttacaccatcgattttacaATAAACGGCTGCGATAGATTAACACATTGCTATCAGTTGTACAAAAGATCTGTTTTGAAACTAGAATAACCATGGCTacggctattctagctccaaaacagacctgtcatacaacgtgttagtgataggttagtcaatcgcagctattaactgcaaaatcgacggtgtaaaacgcgcgactaacatgcgtgttagtcaatctgtactgtctttttgaaaccaaaatagacGCGTCCAATAACCACAACCAACGTTAAGAAGTGCCACCAAAAAAGAACACAACCCATAATATTAAAAAGGTGTCATGACATAAGGGCATTACTAGCAAACAAATATCTTTGACCTGTAGGACGCCGCACCTGTGTGATGTCATTTGTCAGTGTAAATCAGTCGTCTTTATTCATCTTGATAAGGGATTCAAGTTCCTTTCATTGTAGACCAGTAAATTGAATTTGCTTTCGGAGCAATGGCTGGAGATGGAAATGGTGCGAGAATGCGAGTAGTGGTGGTGCCACTCCCTGCACAGGGGCACCTCAATCAGCTCCTTCATTTCTCCAGAGCTATCGCCCAACGGGGAGCAAGTGTATCGTTCGTGGCCACCTCCACCCATATTCACCAAGTCCGCCGCCGTGTTCAGGGATGGGAGCTTCACAACTTCGACATTCGTTTCGAGGAATGGCCCATGCCTCATCTCTCAGACGGAGAAATTGATGCTCAGAGTACTCATATGTTTCCACTTCACTTGATTCCTCTGTTTGAAGCCATGGAGAATCAGCTAGGGTCTCATTTGGAGCAGCTACTGTGCACTATCCGCTCCCAGAACAATAATAGAGTGGTTATAGTCCACGACTCGGTTATGGGATGGATTCAGACTGTGGCTACCAAATATTCAATCCCTGCCTATGCGTTCAGGCCCACTGGCGCTTATTTCTACCTGTGGATGAAGCGGGTATCTGATGAGACAATGGGCGTGTCCCCTGTTAGCATATCATTGAAGCGTTGCCTTCCTGAAAGATATATAAAATATTCGAAGCATCAAATGTCACTTTTAGGTTCTGCGAAGGGACAGATCATAAACACATTCAACGCACTGGAATCACAGTTCATTCACCAGGGAAGAGAAGAACTAGTCTTCGGCGGGAAGCCTGTGTGGAGTGTGGGTCCTCTTCTTCCGCAGGCCTTCTTCAATGACGAACGGCGGTTGCGATTACAGGCGGACACAGAGTGCATGAGATGGTTAGATACACAGGCCCCAGCGTCCGTTCTATACGTTTCATTCGGAAGTGTATCTTCTCTTTCGGTCACACAGATCCGAGAACTGGCTGACGGATTGGAACGCAGCGGGCAGCATTTCTTGTGGGTGCTCAGGATTTCCGACGGGGCCGATTCCTCGACAGAAGCTCAGTTCGATTCGGCTTGCAAGTTTTTGGAACAAGGGTACGAGAGGCGTTTAGAGGGACGGGGTTTTATTGCGAGGAATTGGGCACCGCAGCTTGACATCCTGTTACATAAGTCGACTGGTGGGTTTTTAACGCACTGCGGTTGGAATTCGACATTAGAGAGCATCAGCGCCGGAGTGGGTATGCTGACCTGGCCTCTACATTCCGACCAGTTTGCCAATTCGGCTCTGATCACACGGGAGTTGAAAGCGGGCGTGGAAGTTAAAGAATGGGAAAATGCATATGAAAATGAGATGGTGAGTGCAGAAGAGGTTGAGAAAGCAGTGAAACGGTTGATGACAAGTGAGGAGGGAATGCGAGTAAGAAAGAGGGCGCAGGAATTGAGAGGCGAGGCTCGTAAGGCCGTAGGCGATGGAGGGTCTTCGTGGAAGGATATGGATTCTCTTCTGCATCACTTCTGTCAATCCTTTTCAGATTAGGCCAATGGGTTGTGCGTACAGGGTGGACGTGAAAGCTTGTTTAGTCTATTTTTAAACGCAGATCTGTGTAGTAGAGAAAGCCGTACGTTGCcattgtttttatatatatatatatatatatatattattatgtctagaggcatctacaatgatatcaaatgtctctaaacaaaaattcaattttgaaacaatttgacatgcaaatgacgggtaaatgcatgaaatatgtcatctttaagtttttgtggaggtgttttttaattacttgtaataaaatagaaccctcgccacttgtctccaactatatgaaaccgttacattcaaatgatagtggaagagtgccataatatttaaaagggaacaacCAATCGTCTTATATTATAAGATTTCTCTCGGCATAA
This genomic stretch from Cryptomeria japonica chromosome 8, Sugi_1.0, whole genome shotgun sequence harbors:
- the LOC131051913 gene encoding zeatin O-xylosyltransferase, translated to MAGDGNGARMRVVVVPLPAQGHLNQLLHFSRAIAQRGASVSFVATSTHIHQVRRRVQGWELHNFDIRFEEWPMPHLSDGEIDAQSTHMFPLHLIPLFEAMENQLGSHLEQLLCTIRSQNNNRVVIVHDSVMGWIQTVATKYSIPAYAFRPTGAYFYLWMKRVSDETMGVSPVSISLKRCLPERYIKYSKHQMSLLGSAKGQIINTFNALESQFIHQGREELVFGGKPVWSVGPLLPQAFFNDERRLRLQADTECMRWLDTQAPASVLYVSFGSVSSLSVTQIRELADGLERSGQHFLWVLRISDGADSSTEAQFDSACKFLEQGYERRLEGRGFIARNWAPQLDILLHKSTGGFLTHCGWNSTLESISAGVGMLTWPLHSDQFANSALITRELKAGVEVKEWENAYENEMVSAEEVEKAVKRLMTSEEGMRVRKRAQELRGEARKAVGDGGSSWKDMDSLLHHFCQSFSD